Proteins encoded in a region of the Prochlorothrix hollandica PCC 9006 = CALU 1027 genome:
- a CDS encoding RNA-guided endonuclease InsQ/TnpB family protein, which produces MLVFEFKAYGKESQFAAIDEAIRTFQFIQNKCLRFWMDNEKVSKYDLNKYSAILAKEFPFANELNSMARQSAAERAWSAISRFYANCRKEVRGKKGFPQFKHDTRSVEYKTTGWKLADDRKSISFTDGKNIGRLKLKGTRDLHFYQKEQIKRVRLLKKADGYYVQFYIDVERREVIEPSGSTIGLDVGLKEFYTDSNGETVDNPRFLRKGEKRLKQAQRRVSRKEKGSNNRRKARQLLGKRHLKISRQRKDHAVKLARCVIQSNDCVAYEDLRIKNMVKNHCLAKSINDASWYQFRVWLEYFGKLFGKITIAVVPNGTSQKCSSCGTVVKKALSTRTRVCRCGCVLDRDHNAARHILQKAIGTVGHTGTYGLDPSNASGEMTSTLVGAILPEQVAS; this is translated from the coding sequence ATGCTAGTTTTTGAATTTAAAGCCTACGGAAAAGAAAGTCAATTCGCCGCGATAGACGAGGCGATACGGACGTTTCAGTTCATTCAGAACAAATGTTTAAGGTTCTGGATGGATAACGAGAAAGTGTCCAAGTACGACCTCAACAAATATTCGGCAATATTGGCGAAAGAATTTCCGTTTGCGAATGAACTCAATAGCATGGCTAGACAGTCGGCAGCAGAAAGAGCATGGTCAGCCATCTCTCGCTTCTATGCTAATTGCAGAAAGGAAGTGCGAGGCAAAAAGGGATTTCCACAGTTTAAGCACGATACCAGATCTGTCGAATATAAAACGACGGGGTGGAAATTGGCTGACGACAGGAAATCTATCAGTTTTACCGATGGGAAAAATATCGGCAGACTGAAATTAAAAGGAACTCGTGACCTCCATTTCTATCAAAAAGAACAGATTAAACGAGTCCGGTTGCTTAAAAAAGCAGATGGATACTACGTTCAATTCTATATTGATGTAGAAAGAAGAGAGGTCATTGAACCTTCGGGTTCAACCATTGGGTTAGACGTAGGACTCAAGGAGTTTTACACCGATTCCAATGGCGAGACTGTGGACAACCCTAGATTTCTCCGTAAAGGAGAGAAAAGATTAAAACAGGCTCAAAGAAGAGTCTCTCGTAAAGAGAAAGGCTCTAATAATCGACGCAAGGCTAGACAGCTTTTAGGAAAGCGTCACCTCAAAATAAGTCGGCAACGTAAAGATCATGCCGTGAAATTGGCACGATGCGTAATCCAGTCAAACGACTGTGTAGCCTATGAAGATTTGAGGATTAAGAATATGGTAAAAAACCATTGTCTAGCCAAGTCAATCAATGATGCTTCATGGTATCAATTCAGAGTATGGCTAGAATATTTTGGCAAGCTCTTTGGGAAAATAACCATTGCTGTTGTCCCCAATGGAACCAGTCAAAAATGCTCTAGTTGTGGCACTGTGGTCAAGAAAGCACTTTCCACTCGAACTCGTGTTTGTCGATGTGGGTGTGTATTAGATCGTGACCATAACGCGGCACGGCATATTTTACAGAAAGCAATAGGTACAGTAGGGCATACTGGAACCTACGGACTAGATCCGTCAAACGCTTCGGGAGAAATGACCTCTACTCTGGTTGGAGCAATCCTGCCAGAGCAAGTCGCTTCGTAG